In Massilia antarctica, the following are encoded in one genomic region:
- a CDS encoding DUF1294 domain-containing protein translates to MPYLSILMFAAVFTGAVLAWHIPLWVGVLYVVASCACFALYAMDKAAARAGSYRTPERSLLLLGLACGWPGAVLAQQWLRHKSSKRPFQVAFWSTVLCNVAVFVYLASPLSLIRMP, encoded by the coding sequence ATGCCTTACCTGTCGATCCTGATGTTTGCCGCCGTGTTCACGGGCGCCGTGCTGGCCTGGCATATTCCGCTGTGGGTGGGTGTGCTGTACGTGGTGGCAAGCTGCGCCTGCTTTGCTCTGTACGCGATGGATAAGGCGGCCGCGCGCGCCGGCAGCTACCGCACCCCCGAACGCAGCTTGCTGCTGCTCGGCCTTGCCTGCGGCTGGCCGGGCGCCGTGCTGGCGCAGCAGTGGCTGCGGCACAAATCGTCAAAGCGGCCGTTTCAAGTCGCGTTCTGGAGCACGGTGCTGTGCAATGTCGCTGTCTTTGTTTACCTCGCTTCGCCGCTGTCCTTGATTCGCATGCCATAA
- a CDS encoding DJ-1/PfpI family protein, with protein sequence MRLTIVLFDGFTALDIVGGYEVLANVPGMEVEFVSDRIGLVASDTGRLGMAAYRTFDQLDTTDILYVPGGPGVAGALGNAALMACVRRLHPTTAWTVSICNGAEILGAAGLLKGKKVTTNWFARAHVAAYGALVGTERYQRDGKLITGAGVSASIDAGLFLASLLGGETLARTIQLGIEYYPAPPFGNGTPDEQPQAAQDRIRHVEQHGAQRLAARVIPF encoded by the coding sequence ATGCGATTGACGATTGTATTGTTCGATGGCTTTACCGCGCTGGATATCGTGGGCGGCTATGAAGTGCTGGCGAATGTTCCTGGCATGGAGGTCGAGTTCGTTTCTGATCGGATCGGGCTGGTCGCCAGCGATACCGGCCGTCTCGGCATGGCCGCCTACCGGACCTTCGACCAGCTGGATACGACCGATATCCTGTACGTGCCGGGCGGCCCCGGCGTCGCCGGCGCACTCGGCAACGCCGCGCTGATGGCCTGCGTGCGGCGCCTCCATCCGACCACGGCGTGGACGGTCAGCATCTGCAACGGCGCCGAAATCCTGGGCGCCGCCGGTCTGCTCAAGGGCAAGAAAGTCACGACCAACTGGTTCGCGCGCGCGCACGTCGCCGCTTACGGCGCCCTGGTCGGCACCGAACGCTACCAGCGCGATGGCAAGCTGATCACCGGCGCGGGGGTGTCGGCCAGTATCGATGCCGGCCTGTTCCTCGCCTCCCTGCTGGGCGGCGAGACACTGGCCCGCACCATCCAGCTCGGCATCGAATACTACCCTGCTCCGCCATTCGGCAACGGCACGCCGGACGAGCAGCCGCAGGCCGCCCAAGACCGGATTCGCCATGTCGAGCAGCACGGCGCGCAGCGTCTGGCGGCGCGAGTCATCCCGTTTTAA
- a CDS encoding GlxA family transcriptional regulator: MKTKRIAILAYSGCMGMEVFGLCDTLLLANRIAAAVDGAGPPLFDVIVTSLGGGNVTAAGGIPIGTRKPVARPDLLVVPGMELSGRDACTAPMSAFAPEIAYLAKAFARGTPVAAVCVGAFLLGDAGVLDGRRATTSWLFAPDLARRFPAAMVEPAAMLVEDGGVTTTGSFSATFDLAMHLVRQSASARVLRAVARMGLLDDRRTSQAPFVDTRMLSQAADTFAAKVHAWLGQRLAEPYNLKQVAAAFHVSDRTLLRRVKQETGQTPLAYLQQARIGKAKVLLESTSLSVAQVTERVGYTDVATFGALFKRNVGQSPAEYRRRFRTIGQVGMDKRPA, encoded by the coding sequence ATGAAGACGAAACGCATCGCCATCCTGGCGTACTCCGGCTGCATGGGAATGGAAGTGTTTGGCCTGTGCGATACCTTGCTGTTGGCAAATCGGATCGCTGCGGCGGTCGACGGCGCCGGGCCGCCCTTGTTCGACGTCATCGTCACCAGTCTCGGCGGGGGCAATGTGACGGCCGCCGGCGGCATTCCGATCGGCACGCGCAAACCGGTCGCGCGGCCCGATTTGCTGGTGGTGCCGGGCATGGAACTGTCCGGCCGAGATGCCTGCACCGCGCCGATGAGCGCGTTCGCCCCCGAGATCGCTTATCTGGCCAAGGCGTTCGCCCGGGGCACGCCGGTGGCCGCCGTGTGCGTCGGCGCCTTCCTGCTGGGCGATGCCGGCGTGCTGGACGGGCGCCGTGCCACCACCTCGTGGCTGTTCGCGCCCGACCTCGCGCGCCGTTTTCCGGCGGCCATGGTCGAGCCGGCGGCCATGCTGGTCGAGGATGGCGGCGTGACCACCACCGGCTCGTTCAGCGCCACTTTCGATCTGGCGATGCATCTGGTGAGGCAGAGTGCGAGCGCCAGGGTGCTGCGGGCTGTCGCGCGCATGGGTTTGCTGGACGATCGACGCACCAGTCAGGCGCCCTTCGTTGATACGCGCATGCTGTCCCAGGCAGCCGACACGTTCGCCGCCAAGGTGCACGCTTGGCTGGGTCAGCGGCTGGCCGAGCCGTACAACCTCAAGCAGGTGGCGGCGGCTTTTCATGTCAGCGACCGCACCTTGCTCAGGAGGGTGAAGCAAGAGACGGGGCAAACGCCACTGGCCTATTTGCAGCAGGCGCGCATCGGCAAGGCCAAGGTGCTGCTGGAATCGACCTCGCTGAGCGTGGCGCAGGTGACGGAACGGGTGGGTTACACGGATGTCGCGACCTTTGGCGCCCTGTTCAAGCGCAATGTAGGGCAGTCGCCAGCCGAGTATAGACGCAGGTTCAGAACGATTGGACAGGTAGGTATGGACAAGCGGCCTGCCTGA
- a CDS encoding CPBP family intramembrane glutamic endopeptidase, translating into MFIVMAAASAHQFQINRKMFTLIMGSTITKRQVALSVLIGILVLMFTLGESAVFTKIVTYYDLEAAYSLGKYHPEAYTSHPFFSVHVFTFIICSAIFPAIFEELFFRGLVFRSIYKNKSFFLSSVLTAAIFTALHFSKTIYIGTFLFSLALSYLYATTGSLRTCMVAHATFNLLAFINQYYFDFHRIRGVDELSEWYHWIPELAMLGIALVAFGWIIFISKDAIKHASLPAMPSLQQADERQRKTEVRGGNESAHRHSSKAEHITTN; encoded by the coding sequence ATGTTCATCGTAATGGCAGCAGCGAGCGCTCATCAATTTCAAATCAACCGCAAAATGTTTACTTTGATTATGGGCAGCACAATAACGAAACGACAGGTCGCGCTGTCGGTGCTCATTGGAATCCTAGTACTTATGTTCACCCTCGGTGAAAGTGCCGTTTTCACGAAAATCGTAACGTATTACGACCTCGAAGCAGCCTATAGTTTAGGCAAGTATCATCCTGAAGCATACACCTCTCATCCCTTCTTTTCAGTCCACGTTTTTACATTCATTATTTGCAGCGCGATTTTTCCTGCAATATTTGAAGAACTGTTTTTCCGTGGCTTGGTATTTCGCTCAATCTACAAAAACAAGTCTTTTTTCCTGAGTTCAGTTTTAACTGCAGCCATCTTTACGGCACTTCATTTCTCAAAAACTATCTACATCGGCACGTTTTTGTTTTCCCTTGCACTCTCGTACCTTTATGCAACCACCGGCTCGCTACGGACCTGCATGGTCGCGCATGCTACGTTCAATCTTCTCGCCTTCATAAATCAGTACTATTTCGACTTTCATCGCATTCGAGGCGTAGACGAACTGAGCGAATGGTATCATTGGATACCCGAACTCGCCATGCTCGGTATAGCTTTGGTTGCGTTCGGGTGGATTATCTTTATTTCAAAGGATGCAATCAAACACGCGTCACTTCCCGCCATGCCGTCTCTACAGCAAGCGGATGAGCGGCAGCGAAAAACCGAGGTACGCGGAGGCAACGAATCTGCACATAGACATTCGTCGAAGGCAGAACATATAACGACAAATTGA
- the ugpQ gene encoding glycerophosphodiester phosphodiesterase encodes MWNYPTSLAHRGGGKLAPENTIAGLRCGLAHGFRAVEFDVMLARDSVPVVMHDPYLGRTVAGSGNVYNYDAAELVTMDAGNWFSAECRGETVPLFTQFVQFCKDHGIWMNIEIKPAPGFEEETGRVVGSLTRALFGIEIAQDNPRQVPLLSSFSPVALAAARLAAPDLPRALLLDRMDEGWQTQARELDVVAIHTNHKHLDEALAHQIKDAGYGLFCYTVNDPARAREILGWGVDAFCTDRIDLIGPDFAQAAI; translated from the coding sequence ATGTGGAACTACCCTACCTCTCTAGCCCACCGCGGCGGCGGCAAGCTCGCGCCCGAAAACACCATCGCCGGCTTGCGCTGCGGGCTGGCGCACGGCTTTCGCGCGGTCGAATTCGATGTCATGCTGGCGCGCGACAGTGTGCCGGTCGTCATGCATGATCCCTATCTCGGGCGCACCGTCGCCGGTTCCGGCAATGTGTACAATTACGACGCCGCCGAACTGGTCACCATGGACGCCGGCAACTGGTTCAGCGCCGAGTGCCGGGGCGAAACGGTGCCCCTGTTCACCCAGTTCGTTCAGTTCTGCAAGGACCATGGCATCTGGATGAATATCGAGATCAAGCCCGCTCCCGGATTCGAAGAGGAAACGGGCAGGGTGGTCGGCAGCCTCACGCGCGCCTTGTTCGGGATTGAAATCGCCCAGGACAACCCGCGCCAGGTGCCGCTGCTGTCATCCTTCAGCCCCGTGGCGCTGGCCGCTGCCCGGCTGGCGGCGCCCGACCTGCCGCGCGCCCTGCTGCTCGACCGCATGGACGAGGGCTGGCAAACCCAGGCCCGCGAACTGGACGTGGTGGCGATCCATACCAACCACAAACACCTCGACGAGGCGCTGGCGCATCAAATCAAGGACGCCGGCTACGGGCTGTTTTGCTACACCGTCAATGATCCTGCGCGCGCCCGCGAAATCCTGGGCTGGGGCGTGGACGCTTTCTGCACCGACCGCATCGACCTGATCGGGCCGGATTTCGCTCAAGCCGCCATCTAA
- the alaS gene encoding alanine--tRNA ligase — MKSSEIRDKFLKFFESKGHTIVRSSSLVPGNDPTLMLTNSGMVQFKDVFTGTDSRPYTRATSVQRCVRAGGKHNDLENVGYTARHHTFFEMLGNFSFGDYFKRDAINYAWELLTKVYGLPAEKLTVTVYMEDDEAYDIWANEVGVPKERIIRIGDNKGARYASDNFWQMADTGPCGPCTEIFYDHGADIPGGPPGSPDEDGDRFIEIWNLVFMQFNRDEAGVMHKLPKPCVDTGMGMERLAAVLQHVHSNYEIDLFQALIKAAARETGTTDLENKSLRVIADHIRASAFMIVDGVIPGSEGRAYVLRRIIRRALRHGHKLGQTKPFFFKLVEDLNIEMGAAYPELAAVKKRVADMIEGEEINFGRTLENGMKVLEVQLAKNPGKLDGATAFLLYGTYGFPLDLTADICRERGIDFDEAGFHEAMKRDKEIDGGAGGAKQKNVEYTGEKNKFVGYDSLAHASRVVALYADGSAVQELPAGQSGIVVLDTTPFYAESGGQVGDQGMLTSDGATFAVADTLKVQADVFGHHGVLSSGVLKVGDTVNANVDEAKRARTIRNHSATHLMHKALREVLGDHVAQKGSVVDPDRTRFDFSHNAPLTADQIAQVEVIVNREILENHATAAHNMTFDDAVKHGAMALFGEKYGDEVRVLDIGSSKELCGGVHVGRTGDIGLFKIIGEGGVAAGIRRVEAVTGEGALALVQSLNRRVQEAAGALKTTPDELTNRIAQVQDHVKSLEKELAALKSKLAAGQGDELVTQAVDVNGIKVVAAVLEGADSARLGETMDKLKDKLKTAAIVLASVADGKVNLIAGVTADATSKVKAGELVNFVAQQVGGKGGGRPDMARAGGTDPSGLDAALAGVTAWVAERT; from the coding sequence ATGAAATCATCCGAAATCCGCGACAAATTCCTGAAGTTCTTCGAATCCAAAGGCCATACGATTGTCCGTTCGAGCTCACTCGTACCGGGCAACGATCCGACCCTGATGCTGACCAACAGCGGCATGGTGCAGTTCAAGGATGTGTTTACCGGCACCGACAGCCGTCCGTACACGCGCGCCACTTCCGTGCAGCGCTGCGTGCGCGCCGGCGGCAAGCACAATGACCTGGAAAACGTCGGCTACACCGCGCGTCACCACACCTTCTTCGAAATGCTGGGCAATTTCAGCTTCGGCGACTATTTCAAGCGCGACGCCATCAACTACGCCTGGGAGCTGCTGACCAAGGTGTACGGCCTGCCAGCCGAAAAGCTGACCGTCACCGTCTACATGGAAGATGACGAAGCCTACGACATCTGGGCCAACGAAGTGGGCGTGCCGAAAGAGCGCATCATCCGCATCGGCGACAACAAGGGCGCGCGCTACGCCTCGGACAACTTCTGGCAGATGGCCGACACCGGCCCATGCGGCCCGTGCACCGAGATCTTCTACGACCACGGCGCCGACATTCCGGGCGGCCCGCCTGGCTCGCCCGACGAAGACGGCGACCGCTTCATCGAAATCTGGAACCTGGTGTTCATGCAGTTCAACCGCGACGAAGCGGGTGTCATGCACAAGCTGCCCAAGCCATGTGTCGACACCGGCATGGGCATGGAGCGCCTCGCCGCCGTGCTGCAGCACGTGCACTCGAACTACGAGATCGACCTGTTCCAGGCCTTGATCAAGGCAGCCGCGCGCGAAACCGGCACCACCGACCTCGAAAACAAATCGCTGCGCGTGATCGCCGACCATATCCGCGCGTCGGCTTTCATGATCGTCGACGGCGTCATTCCGGGCAGCGAAGGGCGTGCCTACGTCCTGCGCCGCATCATCCGCCGCGCGCTGCGCCACGGCCACAAGCTGGGCCAGACCAAGCCGTTCTTTTTCAAGCTGGTGGAAGACCTGAACATCGAGATGGGCGCGGCCTATCCGGAACTGGCCGCGGTCAAGAAGCGTGTCGCCGACATGATCGAAGGCGAAGAAATCAATTTTGGCAGGACGCTTGAAAATGGCATGAAAGTGCTGGAAGTGCAGTTGGCCAAGAACCCTGGCAAGCTCGATGGCGCCACCGCTTTCCTGTTGTACGGCACCTATGGCTTCCCGCTCGATTTGACCGCCGACATTTGCCGCGAGCGCGGTATCGATTTCGATGAAGCCGGCTTCCACGAAGCCATGAAGCGCGACAAGGAAATCGACGGCGGCGCCGGCGGCGCCAAGCAGAAAAACGTCGAATACACGGGCGAGAAAAACAAATTCGTCGGCTACGACAGCCTGGCGCACGCCAGCCGCGTGGTGGCCCTGTACGCCGACGGCAGCGCGGTACAGGAACTGCCGGCCGGCCAGAGCGGCATCGTGGTGCTCGATACCACGCCGTTCTACGCCGAATCGGGCGGCCAGGTGGGCGATCAGGGCATGCTCACGTCCGATGGCGCTACATTCGCCGTGGCCGACACGCTCAAGGTGCAGGCCGACGTGTTCGGCCACCACGGCGTGCTGAGCTCCGGCGTGCTCAAGGTGGGCGACACGGTCAATGCCAACGTCGACGAAGCCAAGCGCGCGCGCACCATCCGCAATCACTCCGCAACGCACCTGATGCACAAGGCGCTGCGCGAAGTGCTGGGCGACCATGTGGCGCAAAAAGGTTCGGTGGTCGATCCCGACCGCACCCGTTTCGACTTCTCGCACAACGCGCCGCTGACGGCCGACCAGATCGCCCAGGTCGAAGTGATCGTCAACCGCGAGATCCTGGAAAACCATGCGACGGCCGCGCATAACATGACGTTCGACGACGCCGTCAAGCATGGCGCCATGGCGCTGTTCGGCGAGAAGTACGGCGACGAAGTGCGCGTGCTCGATATCGGTTCGTCCAAAGAGCTGTGCGGTGGCGTCCACGTTGGCCGCACCGGCGACATCGGCCTTTTCAAGATCATCGGCGAAGGCGGTGTCGCAGCGGGCATCCGCCGCGTCGAAGCCGTCACCGGCGAAGGCGCGCTGGCGCTGGTGCAGTCGCTCAACCGCCGCGTGCAGGAAGCGGCTGGCGCGTTGAAAACCACGCCGGACGAACTGACCAACCGCATCGCGCAGGTGCAGGATCATGTCAAGTCGCTGGAAAAGGAATTGGCCGCGCTGAAGTCGAAACTGGCGGCAGGGCAGGGCGATGAACTGGTGACCCAGGCCGTCGACGTGAATGGCATCAAGGTCGTTGCAGCGGTCCTGGAAGGCGCCGATTCGGCGCGTCTGGGCGAAACCATGGATAAGCTCAAGGACAAGCTGAAAACGGCCGCCATCGTGCTCGCCAGCGTGGCTGACGGCAAGGTGAACCTGATCGCCGGCGTGACGGCGGACGCCACGTCCAAGGTCAAGGCGGGCGAGCTGGTCAACTTCGTGGCCCAGCAAGTCGGCGGCAAGGGTGGCGGACGTCCGGACATGGCGCGTGCCGGCGGTACCGATCCGAGCGGCCTGGATGCGGCGCTGGCTGGTGTGACGGCGTGGGTGGCCGAGCGTACGTAA
- a CDS encoding sulfurtransferase TusA family protein yields MEYQKELDARGLNCPLPILKAKKALAEMESGEVLRIVATDTGSVRDFQAFAKQTGNALVSHTQNGREFIFLMRRK; encoded by the coding sequence ATGGAATACCAGAAGGAACTCGACGCGCGGGGACTCAATTGCCCATTGCCGATCCTCAAGGCCAAGAAGGCGCTTGCGGAAATGGAAAGCGGGGAAGTGCTGCGCATCGTCGCCACCGACACCGGCTCCGTGCGCGACTTCCAGGCGTTTGCCAAGCAGACCGGCAATGCCCTCGTTTCCCACACCCAAAACGGCCGCGAATTCATCTTTTTGATGCGCCGCAAATAA